The following are encoded in a window of Platichthys flesus chromosome 19, fPlaFle2.1, whole genome shotgun sequence genomic DNA:
- the cdk5rap2 gene encoding CDK5 regulatory subunit-associated protein 2 isoform X5: MSKQTELSQLQGEHHVKVLEAQKLQRALDRKEQELADLQQAKDQLEVELEDLQQHKKKGDKALNDLNNQLKKLSGEIGERESALEQQYEELLDQTNRKVQAHEVTIQRLTSTLTDKEQQLQEYINMVRDFEQSKSPGGNDNVLSKLRQRLKEKEKALEQALDEKFAAIEEKDNEIHQLQLSLREKERDLDRLNNLLSHNEETIDSFDSLIKEKDVELQHLVNTLKNLQRAKQDVEDNLNRSLREKDSIIIQLQLSLEGKTKDMEEMAKSMLSQSQTNAHDLAEQMGQRLKVTEVMLAEAVKARERLVADNESAVEGLLATISSKDQLLKESAEHYNRMLSERTQDIQQLKRQLSDRQQELATADMQSSVRAQEDCLETANLRALLAEKESLINKLLQHGQERDQFQAEPDRVLELRQTIKIMQEKLEERDAEMYRRNVEDNVENVPFSKKTVVILKTELAQQTEALNKALKRENELKISLAELQSLLSELEGRSEGQTANIDSLTSTLKTKDEIINVLHQRLGQRGDSQGDHIHNPVIGSGVERSFPGLPQRERTLIGGNSQQEALPNLIAMQQEHDVLNKALRAEQQLYSSLVRTVKEQDSAQRFHALQLELTAVQLLRQQLEESIKTNEELKDDLEREIHRAKLGEGMDLTDPKEVESMRHQLEDAQRWNASLQARLGAIQNRGGGVGGANDGGDTLSFIGDHTSYMSICVGEGQDDSLCQLSPQELKQKVVDLQDCVSRLQTVNHDLHSQLSLLEKSEHDASNKGGTDVVSPWNQQLKKTHSDRKHHPGNDKESQTDIRLGQMVSGKPFGNVSVDSGLGQSREHPQSGNNTLDTGEREQKKGDVMALKSLLSDCGATSVSHLREKLLRLTSENVALRGLLKEQKSAEWKEKESTDASGNSSDGQAELRHSMETLLVEVSNEKGEKNSHEVPDGEAPVTTEVVVNTAGGVERPKIKGPGQPHIESGKQDVTRHGAGLKSRLPVPVRLRVETGSSSSSSSRQSPRPEHLRNDALPKPHSDDMFGSDQQLHADTDFSISPQQSTTTAQNSSGPAGLDNTQADSVLYTQLELLHQECQEKEALINKLSEQLADWEELHTQLQEKEQLNHQYVEALQAAESTIAYLTACSLDNQGGFGSHTSLGGGSGSVGSDAALHSRCMELQKALQDKEELNNQLIELVNMAEKAITFSNSQENNPEIRDLCLQIDAALQQVTASSNRDSPRGVSGGTNASMQEMQRHTDSLQEALWEQNRLNAELREKLRDADAAAKQGYNRNSASQDGKRSTQIVTQKGSEEHDGAMGSSGDTSLTQDLTKAVMNCLSATECAIASLAEHCSNPGSLTSARSSQISSDLQMNLSKLQRALQEREELGESTQIKTTKSSSNCSTAAAGTKGQLTRDLHQNLCLLCKVFTDLSHRISEMKTSLKEEKGHREESESHRTVQDGKGLPPNVQAQLESLHKALREKKKACKSLEEKLATALTETTSPQTARKALEQDDKGVQVDLQDLGYETSGKSENDREESSSTDLEVGVNPSCSASSLPSLLKHEQATFSSTENLDSTSSTPYPSSPALSSAKVSLKSLQVYDEYGVSEDPLQLQGQVRELKVQLENQTKLILQMQNLLRRSSLSSDRIANASDHSAVIRDQEGTQKEERCQDSSYSTVQQREKKEGENQAMKDKTSRLNVDQEGERTLNKSITEQLPQTRSRSASPARLDSLVQSQARELSQLRQQIKESRGLGALQRRQLEELSNAFKELLQASKVDFYMGEVVKEQLDKSLNLLDRLEGRLDKGESHLDNEDVAALELSRRLAKELQEKNRLIQALQSQFRSQSPSSHHSSHSDLYHSDRTSSYCHSPQGGSRSPSQQHSSDWMGAAVPPVGGAQGEGLSSHRGAASRLQGLQRENGRLQEQLRGKEELNATLRTELDLHRSIISQNSPFHQKKDQGQERQGSGPHTEAHKVDRDTAPKTSHGQHSTMNSDLLAEHLQEIRALRQRLEESICTNDRLREQLERRLAEVEKDPATNIFIHGNEEQGHLANEVRFLRGQNQALKEELNQGSRDKQRENEKLRESLARRTAKLEQSRKESEALRQENNRLQERLEHISQENSELQDSLHYSKEELHRLQCEVKLQRQQLSDCQHLLQSLRVELQVYEKIETDNHKHNESSETNQEPLPVPYSGSVDLSELLTEIRHLRLQLERSIQTNTALRQRLEEQLLRGPNRSETININYLLSSPDEGGRSPGREGGDLHHSFQSYNERTNVPDEKRRARSEVDGSSFSSSSGDSCALSRLVPGHRMWANRNGRHVLGLIEDYNALRKQISDGRKLSRSMDSQLQECLHTVRQQSSDNKVMEQQHLKGLTSSTNTMQHVLEEAGRLLKLLWRVSLPAGNTAGDSGNNQQDELLKNEIARLKSRLSQQERMLSGAVKRLRSTNQLKEGMERVIIDQLSLTHGVLKKARGNLETNYCTLSGLKGLSGGPDEGGSSHWPVGGTREPERRSATVSRSTAGRHSESSDDTSLHCSF, encoded by the exons atgtcaaaacaaacagagctctCCCAACTCCAGGGGGAACACCATGTCAAAGTGCTTGAAGCACAAAAGCTACAGCGAGCCCTGGACAGAAAGGAGCAAGAGCTGGCTGACTTGCAGCaggcaaaggaccagctggaggTAGAACTGGAGGACCTGCAACAGCATAAGAAGAAAGGAGACAAAGCCTTGAAT GATCTTAACAATCAGCTGAAGAAGCTAAGCGGTGAGAttggggagagggagagtgctCTGGAGCAGCAGTACGAGGAGCTGCTAGATCAAACCAATAGAAAAGTGCAGGCCCATGAGGTCACCATCCAGCGGCTCACATCAACCCTGACTGAtaaagagcagcagctgcag GAGTACATAAATATGGTCAGAGATTTTGAGCAAAGCAAAAGCCCAGGAGGAAACGACAATGTGCTTTCCAAGCTGCGGCAAAGattgaaagaaaaggagaaggctCTGGAG CAAGCGCTGGATGAGAAGTTTGCTGCCATTGAagagaaagacaatgagattcaccagctgcagctgtctctaagggagaaggaaagagacCTGGACAGGCTCAATAACTTACTGTCGCACAACGAGGAAACAATCGAT AGTTTCGATAGTCTGATTAAAGAGAAggatgtggagctgcagcatctTGTAAATACACTCAAGAACCTTCAGAGAGCCAAGCAAGATGTAGAAGATAACCTGAACAGATCACTGAGGGAGAAGGACTCCATCATCATCCAGCTACAGCTCTCCCTGGAGGGCAAGACAAAGGACATGGAG GAAATGGCCAAATCCATGCTAAGCCAGTCACAAACTAATGCACATGACCTTGCTGAACAGATGGGCCAGAGGTTAAAAGTCACAGAGGTTATGTTGGCAGAGGCTGTTAAAGCCAGGGAAAGGCTGGTTGCAGACAATGAGAGCGCCGTGGAAGGTCTGTTGGCTACAATCAGCAGCAAGGACCAACTTCTCAAG GAGTCAGCTGAACACTACAACCGCATGTTGTCGGAGCGTACCCAAGacattcagcagctgaagaggcAGCTTTCCGACAGGCAGCAGGAGCTTGCCACCGCTGACATGCAAAGCTCTGTAAGAGCCCAGGAGGATTGTTTAGAGACTGCAAACCTCCGAGCACTGCTTGCTGAAAAAGAAAGCCTCATCAAC AAACTTCTGCAGCATGGTCAGGAGAGAGACCAGTTTCAGGCAGAGCCGGATCGTGTGTTGGAGCTCAGACAAACTATCAAAATCATGCAAGAGAAGTTGGAAGAGAGAGATG CTGAGATGTATAGAAGGAACGTTGAGGATAATGTGGAAAACGTTCCATTCTCAAAGAAGACCGTCGTCATCCTGAAGACGGAGCTAGCACAGCAAACTGAGGCACTGAACAAAGCCCTGAAGAGGGAGAATGAACTGAAG ATCTCATTGGCGGAGCTACAGTCTTTACTGTCTGAGCTGGAGGGTCGCAGTGAAGGTCAGACTGCTAATATTGACTCGCTGACTTCCACTCTGAAGACCAAGGATGAGATTATCAAT GTTCTTCACCAGCGCCTCGGGCAGAGGGGGGACAGTCAGGGTGATCATATTCATAATCCGGTTATTGGCTCTGGCGTGGAGAGATCATTCCCTGGACTCccacaaagagagagaacttTGATCGGTGGAAACAGCCAGCAAGAG GCTTTGCCCAACCTTATAGCCATGCAACAGGAACATGATGTGCTGAACAAAGCCCTGAGAGCTGAACAACAGCTCTACTCCAGCCTGGTCAGGACTGTAAAAGAGCAGGACAG TGCCCAGCGTTTCCACGCTCTGCAGCTGGAACTGACTGCAGTACAGCTCCTCAGGCAGCAGCTAGAGGAGAGCATCAAAACTAATGAGGAGCTCAAGGATGACTTGGAGAGAGAGATACACAGAGCAAAACTCGGAGAAG GCATGGACCTGACTGATCCTAAAGAAGTCGAGAGCATGAGACATCAGCTCGAAGACGCACAGCGCTGGAATGCCTCTCTGCAGGCTCGCTTAGGCGCAATCCAGAACCGGGGAGGAGGGGTCGGTGGGGCCAATGATGGTG GCGACACTTTGAGTTTCATTGGCGATCACACTTCCTACATGAGTATATGTGTGGGGGAGGGGCAGGATGACAGCTTGTGTCAACTCTCTCCACAAGAGCTAAAGCAGAAG GTGGTGGACCTGCAGGATTGTGTAAGCAGACTACAGACTGTAAACCACGACTTGCACAGCCAACTGTCTCTGTTGGAGAAGTCAGAGCATGATGCCTCCAACAAGGGCGGAACAGATGTGGTCAGCCCCTGGAATCAG CAGCTAAAGAAGACTCACAGTGACAGGAAGCATCACCCTGGTAATGACAAAGAGAGCCAGACAGACATCAGACTAGGACAG ATGGTGTCTGGAAAACCATTTGGTAATGTGAGTGTGGACAGTGGCCTTGGCCAGAGTAGAGAACATCCTCAGTCTGGCAACAACACTTTGgacactggagagagagaacagaagaaaGGAGATGTAATGGCACTAAAATCCCTGCTGTCTGATTGTGGGGCTACATCAGTCTCACACCTTAG agagaagctgctcagaCTGACATCAGAAAATGTGGCGCTGCGGGGTCTACTGAAGGAACAAAAATCTGCagagtggaaagaaaaagagagcaCGGATGCCTCAGGGAACAGCAGTGATGGACAGGCTGAATTGAGGCACAGTATGGAAACACTGCTAGTCGAGGTGTCAAATGAAAAGGGAGAGAAGAACTCCCATGAAGTGCCAGATGGAGAGGCTCCTGTCACAACAGAGGTAGTTGTCAACACTGCCGGGGGGGTTGAAAGGCCAAAAATTAAAGGACCAGGCCAGCCACACATCGAGAGTGGAAAGCAGGATGTCACAAGGCATGGG GCTGGTCTCAAATCTCGCCTTCCTGTTCCTGTGAGACTCAGAGTGGAGACtggcagtagcagcagcagcagcagcaggcagtcTCCTAGACCTGAGCACCTGAGAAATGACGCACTTCCCAAGCCTCATTCAGATGATATGTTTGGGTCTGATCAACAATTGCACGCAGACACGGACTTCTCAATATCTCCACAGCAAAGCACTACCACTGCACAGAATAGCAGTGGTCCAGCAGGGTTGGACAACACCCAGGCTGACTCTGTGCTTTATACTCAGCTGGAGCTCCTCCACCAGGAGTGTCAGGAGAAAGAAGCCCTGATCAACAAGCTCAGTGAGCAGCTTGCTGATTGGGAAGAGCTCCACACTCAGCTTCAGGAAAAGGAACAGCTTAATCACCAGTATGTTGAGGCCCTTCAGGCTGCAGAATCAACTATTGCTTACCTGACTGCCTGCAGTCTGGACAACCAGGGAGGATTTGGGTCACACACTAGTTTGGGAGGAGGTTCTGGTTCTGTTGGTTCAGATGCTGCCCTCCACAGTCGATGCATGGAACTGCAGAAAGCCCTACAGGACAAGGAGGAGCTTAACAACCAGCTTATTGAGCTTGTGAACATGGCAGAGAAAGCCATCACCTTCTCCAACAGCCAGGAAAATAATCCAGAAATCAGGGATCTTTGCTTACAGATAGATGCCGCCCTACAGCAGGTAACAGCATCATCAAACAGAGACAGCCCAAGAGGTGTTTCTGGTGGCACTAACGCCTCAATGCAGGAGATGCAACGACACACAGACTCTTTGCAGGAGGCCCTTTGGGAGCAGAATAGGCTCAATGCAGAGCTGAGGGAAAAACTGAGGGATGCAGACGCTGCTGCAAAACAGGGCTACAACAGAAACAGTGCTAGCCAGGATGGTAAACGTTCGACGCAGATAGTAACACAAAAGGGCTCAGAGGAACACGATGGGGCAATGGGAAGTTCTGGTGACACTAGTTTAACTCAGGATTTGACAAAAGCTGTAATGAACTGCCTTAGTGCAACTGAGTGTGCCATTGCCTCACTAGCAGAACACTGTTCAAATCCTGGCTCCTTGACTTCTGCTAgatcatcacagatcagctctGACCTGCAGATGAATTTAAGCAAACTTCAGAGAGCCCTGCAAGAGAGGGAAGAATTGGGAGAATCCACCCAgataaaaacaaccaaatccAGCAGCAACTGTTCCACCGCTGCAGCTGGAACAAAGGGACAACTTACCAGAGATCTCCATCAAaatctctgtctcctctgcaaGGTCTTCACTGATCTCTCTCACAGGATTTCTGAAATGAAGACTTccttaaaagaagagaaaggcCATAGAGAGGAGAGCGAGTCCCACAGGACAGTGCAGGATGGAAAGGGATTACCACCAAATGTTCAGGCCCAGCTAGAGTCTCTCCACAAGGcactgagagagaagaagaaagcatGTAAAAGCTTGGAGGAGAAACTGGCCACCGCTCTTACCGAGACAACCTCCCCTCAAACTGCACGGAAAG CTCTGGAGCAGGATGACAAAGGCGTGCAGGTGGATTTGCAAGACCTGGGTTACGAAACCAGTGGCAAGAGTGAGAACGATAGGGAAGAGAGCAGTAGCACAG ATCTAGAGGTTGGCGTGAACCCGAGCTGTAGTGCCTCTAGCCTGCCTTCCCTGCTGAAGCACGAACAGgccaccttctcctccactgaAAACCTGGACTCAACCTCCAGCACGCCCTATCCAAGTTCCCCAGCTCTCAGCTCAGCCAAG GTCAGTCTGAAAAGCCTTCAGGTCTATGACGAGTACGGTGTTTCTGAAGATCCTCTCCAGCTTCAGGGACAAGTGAGAGAGCTGAAGGTCCAGCTGGAAAACCAGACCAAACTCATCCTCCAAATGCAAAACCTTCTGCGAAGGAGCTCCCTCTCCAGTGACCGTATTGCCAACGCCTCTGACCACTCCGCTGTCATCAGGGATCAAGAAGGGACACAGAAAGAGGAGCGTTGCCAGGATAGTAGCTACAGCACTGTGCAGCAAAGGgagaaaaaggagggagagaaccAGGCGATGAAGGATAAAACCAGCCGTCTGAATGTGGaccaggaaggagagaggacacTGAACAAAAGCATAACCGAACAGCTGCCACAGACCCGCAGCCGCTCTGCATCACCTGCCCG ACTGGACTCCCTGGTGCAGTCACAAGCCAGGGAGCTGTCACAGCTGAGGCAGCAGATCAAGGAGAGCCGGGGACTGGGAGCCCTGCAGCGccggcagctggaggagctgagcaATGCCTtcaaggagctgctgcaggccaGCAAAGTGGACTTCTACATGGGGGAGGTGGTCAAAGAGCAGCTGGACAAAAGCCTGAATCTTCTGGACAGGCTGGAGGGACGGCTGGACAAAG GAGAGTCTCATCTGGATAATGAGGATGTGGCGGCTCTGGAACTGTCTCGCAG GTTGGCtaaagagctgcaggagaagaaccGTCTCATCCAGGCCCTTCAGAGCCAGTTCAGAAGCCAAAGTCCCAGCAGCCACCACAGCTCTCACTCTGACTTGTACCACTCTGACAGGACCTCTTCCTACTGCCATAGCCCACAAGGTGGCAGTAGATCTCCAA GCCAGCAACACTCTTCTGATTGGATGGGAGCAGCTGTTCCACCTGTAGGTGGAGCCCAGGGGGAAGGTTTGTCCAGTCACAGGGGCGCTGCCAGCAGACTGCAGGGCCTGCAGAGGGAGAACGGGCGActgcaggagcagctgagaggCAAAGAGGAGCTCAACGCCACCCTGCGCACTGAACTGGACCTGCATCGATCTATTATTTCCCAAAACAGCCCGTTCCATCAGAAGAAGGATCAGGGCCAGGAGAGGCAGGGGTCAGGGCCTCACACAGAAGCTCATAAAGTCGACAGAGACACTGCCCCAAAGACTTCTCACGGGCAGCACAGCACAATGAATTCAG ACCTGCTGGCAGAACATCTGCAAGAGATTCGAGCTCTGCGACAACGTCTGGAGGAGAGCATCTGCACCAACGACCGTCTCAGGGAACAGCTGGAGAGGAGACTAGCCGAGGTGGAGAAGGACCCAG CCACCAACATCTTCATCCATGGCAATGAGGAGCAGGGGCATCTGGCTAATGAAGTGCGTTTTCTCAGGGGACAAAATCAAGCCCTGAAGGAAGAGCTCAACCAGGGGTCTCgag ACAAGCAGAGGGAGAACGAGAAGCTACGCGAGTCTCTGGCCAGACGGACGGCCAAactggagcagagcaggaaggaGTCTGAAGCACTGAGGCAGGAAAATAACCGACTTCAGGAGAGGCTGGAGCACATTAGCCAAGAAaactcagagctgcaggattcacTGCACTACAGCAAAGAGGAGCTGCatag gttgCAGTGTGAGGTGAAGCTCCAGAGGCAGCAGCTGTCTGACTGCCAGCATCTCCTCCAGTCACTGCGAGTGGAGCTGCAAGTTTATGAAAAGATCGAGACTGATAATCATAAACACAACG AATCCAGTGAGACAAACCAGGAGCCACTTCCTGTCCCGTACTCCGGCTCTGTGGACCTGAGCGAGCTGCTGACGGAGATCCGACacctgaggctgcagctggagaggagcATCCAGACCAACACGGCTCTGAGGCAGAGACTAGAGGAGCAGCTGCTCCGAGGACCCAACCGCTCAGAGACCATCAACATCAACTACCTGCTGTCTTCTCCAG ATGAAGGGGGCAGGTCACCAGGTCGTGAAGGCGGTGATCTCCATCACTCATTTCAGTCTTACAACGAACGTACCAATGTCCCGG ATGAGAAGCGTCGTGCTCGTTCAGAGGTGGAcggcagctccttcagcagcagctctggtgACTCTTGCGCTCTGTCCCGTCTGGTGCCGGGTCACAGGATGTGGGCCAATCGCAACGGCCGCCACGTCTTAGGTCTGATTGAGGACTACAACGCCCTGCGGAAGCAGATCTCAGACGGTCGTAAGCTGTCGCGCAGCATGGACTCACAACTGCAGGAGTGTCTGCACACAGTCAGGCAGCAGAGCTCTGACAACAAG GtgatggagcagcagcatctgaaGGGTTTGACCAGCAGCACGAATACCATGCAGCATGTGCTGGAGGAGGCCGGTCGACTGCTCAAACTGCTGTGGAGAGTCTCTCTGCCAGCTGGCAACACAGCAGGGGACAGTGGCAACAACCAGCAG GACGAGCTGCTGAAAAACGAGATAGCCCGACTGAAAAGCCGGCTGTCGCAGCAGGAGCGGATGCTGAGTGGAGCCGTGAAGCGCCTCCGCAGCACCAACCAGCTCAAAGAGGGAATGGAGCGGGTCATCATCGATCAGC TGTCTCTAACTCATGGAGTGTTGAAGAAAGCCAGGGGAAACCTAGAG ACAAATTACTGTACCCTGTCTGGCCTGAAGGGCCTGTCTGGAGGACCAGACGAAG gAGGTTCCAGTCACTGGCCAGTAGGGGGCACTAGAGAGCCTGAGCGGAGGAGTGCAACCGTTTCCAGAAGCACTGCAGGCAGACACTCGGAGTCCTCAGATGATACCTCTCTGCACTGCAGCTTCTAA